A single window of Nicotiana sylvestris chromosome 5, ASM39365v2, whole genome shotgun sequence DNA harbors:
- the LOC104223884 gene encoding F-box protein PP2-A13-like, with protein sequence MGANASSIDSNSANGSNHPPLKTKLEDIPEACVALILSYLDPPEICKLARLNRTFSAASSADFIWDSKLPSKYILEELLAMSVAGMAKKDIFAKLSRPSSFDSGTKEVWIDQNNGGVCLAVSAKGMTITGIDDRRYWNHIPTDESRFGTVAYLQQIWWVEVDGELEFQFPAGTYSVFFRLQLGKITKRLGRRVITNTEQVHGWDLKPVQFQLTASDDQCAMSKCYLDNVGTWVHHHVGDFVVKDSAAMTNLKFSLMQIDCTHTKGGLCVDSVLICPITLAKELRSS encoded by the exons ATGGGTGCTAACGCTTCTTCCATTGActcaaactctgctaatggctcAAACCATCCGCCATTAAAAACTAAGCTTGAAGATATACCAGAAGCTTGTGTTGCTCTTATTCTCTCTTATTTGGATCCACCAGAAATTTGCAAATTGGCTCGTCTTAATCGGACCTTTTCGGCCGCTTCTTCTGCGGATTTTATTTGGGATTCCAAATTGCCCTCCAAGTATATTCTCGAGGAATTGCTGGCCATGAGTGTTGCAGGCATGGCCAAAAAGGACATTTTTGCAAAGCTTTCCCGGCCTAGTTCTTTTGATTCTGGCACAAAG GAGGTATGGATTGACCAGAATAATGGAGGGGTTTGTTTGGCAGTTTCAGCTAAAGGAATGACGATTACCGGAATTGATGATCGGAGATATTGGAATCATATTCCGACCGACGAATCAAG ATTCGGGACTGTCGCTTATCTTCAACAAATTTGGTGGGTTGAAGTTGATGGCGAATTAGAATTCCAATTCCCTGCAGGAACATATAGTGTATTCTTTAGACTTCAGCTTGGCAAAATTACCAAGAGGTTGGGACGTCGAGTCATCACTAACACTGAACAAGTTCACGGCTGGGATTTAAAGCCCGTGCAATTCCAGTTAACGGCGTCTGATGATCAATGTGCCATGTCTAAATGTTATCTAGACAATGTAGGAACTTGGGTGCACCACCATGTGGGAGATTTTGTTGTTAAGGACTCCGCGGCCATGAcaaatttaaaattttctttgatgCAGATTGATTGTACACATACTAAAGGGGGGTTGTGTGTAGATTCTGTGTTAATATGTCCGATTACTTTAGCAAAAGAGTTGAGATCTTCTTGA
- the LOC104223885 gene encoding serine/threonine-protein kinase BLUS1-like: MGRRTTRAYRPKVGRIITDPNTDITYLFEKIIGTSGLDFVYKAVYFSRDKHTNIFSTGYITVKYLRKGNPDIGTSFTATGKISTRNIINIESWFIRRFEDNGYLVGLPYMSEGSLRYILSSNFYYGLPEDCIAIALKEALIGLLDIHNSGRIHKYFNAGNIFVNNSKAGGEIEIKLAFEAAGYDSDPQFKVNKEVDAGDSSVPRLTNISAWAAAPEIYYTYEDSDDIENDYSVKSDIWLVGITALELAYGNIRVSDREDFDDMINKIRKSKKLPKKLEDLFEEITYPIEEEGEEEKNDGKMKKVVGFFKDKLKLGKEKEGDNLVEEINDKKGKMKRVMGYFKEKVGKKKEEERLFSKEFENVVLDCLAKKPRKRPNVERLLRQPFFEKAKDKNWFQRRVLHAKNPKPITSDSDSDD; encoded by the exons ATGGGTAGAAGAACCACAAGAGCTTATCGTCCAAAAGTTGGAAGAATAATCACAGATCCAAACACTGATATTACTTACTTATTCGAAAAAATTATCGGTACTTCAGGTTTAGATTTTGTATACAAAGCTGTATATTTCTCACGTGATAAACATACCAACATATTTTCTACTGGTTATATTACAGTAAAATATCTGAGAAAAGGTAATCCAgatattggaacaagttttacTGCAACAGGGAAAATTTCAACTCggaatattattaatattgaatCTTGGTTTATACGTAGATTTGAAGATAATGGATATTTAGTTGGATTACCATATATGTCTGAAGGATCATTACGTTATATTCTTTCTTCAAATTTTTACTATGGTTTGCCTGAAGATTGTATTGCTATTGCACTTAAAGAAGCATTAATTGGTTTATTGGATATTCATAATTCTGGTAGAATTCATAAATATTTCAATGCTGGGAATATTTTTGTTAATAATTCTAAGGCTGGTGGGGAAATTGAGATTAAATTGGCTTTTGAAGCTGCTGGTTATGATTCTGATCCTCAATTCAAAGTGAATAAAGAAGTAGATGCTGGAGACTCTTCG GTACCACGTCTAACTAATATTTCTGCATGGGCAGCTGCACCAGAGATTTATTATACATATGAAGATTCTGATGATATTGAGAATGACTATAGTGTTAAATCTGATATTTGGTTAGTTGGAATTACAGCATTGGAATTAGCATATGGAAATATAAGAGTAAGTGATCGTGAAGATTTTGATGATATGATCAACAAAATAAGAAAGTCAAAAAAATTGCCAAAAAAATTAGAAGATTTATTTGAGGAAATTACTTATCcaattgaagaagaaggagaagaagagaaaaatgatggGAAAATGAAAAAAGTTGTTGGATTTTTTAAGGATAAATTGAAATTAGGAAAAGAGAAAGAGGGTGATAATTTGGTTGAGGAAATTAAtgataaaaaagggaaaatgaagAGAGTTATGGGATATTTTAAGGAGAAAgttggaaaaaagaaagaagaagaaaggctATTTTCTAAAGAATTTGAGAATGTGGTTTTGGATTGTTTGGCTAAAAAACCAAGAAAAAGGCCAAATGTGGAaaggctattaaggcaaccattTTTTGAGAAAGCTAAGGACAAGAATTGGTTTCAACGTAGAGTGTTACATGCAAAGAATCCAAAGCCAATAACTAGTGATTCTGATTCTGATGATTAA
- the LOC104223886 gene encoding ATPase GET3A-like isoform X2 → MASSNNQEIPEGTVRNLMEQDTLKWVFVGGKGGVGKTTCSSVLGILLSQVRSSVLIISTDPAHNLSDAFQQRFAKTPTVVNGFTNLYAMEVDPTIENEEGGSEGVDGFFSDLANAVPGIDEAMSFAEMLKLVQTMDYSVIVFDTAPTGHTLRLLQFPSTLEKGLAKIMSLKSKFGGMLSQMTRLFGVDDEFGEDAILGKLEAMRDIIEQVNRQFKDPEMTTFVCVCIPEFLSLYETERLVQELTRFEIDTHNIIINQVLFDVEVVESQLLKARMRMQQKYLDQFYTLYDDFNITKLPLLPQEARVYRKQLLCILKGLWC, encoded by the exons ATGGCTTCGAGTAATAATCAAGAAATACCAGAAGGAACAGTGCGGAATTTAATGGAACAAGATACATTAAAATGGGTATTTGTAGGTGGAAAAGGTGGTGTTGGGAAAACAACATGCAGTTCTGTTCTTGGAATCCTTCTTTCTCAGGTCCGATCTTCTGTTCTCATAATTTCTACTGATCCAGCTCACAATCTCAGCGATGCTTTTCAACAGCGTTTTGCAAAAACTCCTACCGTCGTTAATGGCTTCACCAATTTATACGCCATG GAAGTTGATCCAACTATAGAGAATGAAGAAGGTGGTTCAGAAGGAGTGGACGGTTTTTTCTCGGATTTGGCCAATGCAGTTCCAGGAATTGATGAAGCTATGAGTTTCGCAGAGATGCTAAA ATTGGTGCAAACAATGGATTACTCTGTAATAGTGTTTGATACAGCACCAACGGGACACACTCTCCGGTTATTACAGTTCCCATCGACACTAGAGAAAGGGCTCGCCAAAATAATGAGTTTGAAGAGCAAATTTGGTGGTATGCTGAGTCAG ATGACTCGTCTCTTTGGTGTTGACGATGAATTTGGTGAGGATGCAATTCTAGGCAAGCTTGAAGCCATGAGAGATATTATTGAACAAGTGAACAGACAATTTAAGGATCCG GAAATGACGACGTTTGTTTGTGTTTGCATTCCGGAATTCCTCTCTCTATATGAGACTGAAAGACTTGTTCAAGAACTCACTAGGTTTGAGATTGATACACACAACATCATAATTAACCAAGTCCTCTTTGATGTAGAAG TTGTTGAATCCCAGTTGCTGAAAGCTAGAATGCGGATGCAACAAAAATACTTGGATCAATTCTACACGTTATATGACGACTTCAATATTACCAAGCTGCCTTTACTTCCGCAAGAG GCGAGGGTCTACCGGAAACAGCTCCTCTGCATTCTTAAAG GTTTGTGGTGTTGA
- the LOC104223887 gene encoding ATP synthase subunit delta, chloroplastic isoform X1, which translates to MDTLSTSVSSLKVPTLRRNSADLYSSHFNFPNHHLFPTFTKPSSKILNKTNSFIQTKTFNIPTTVPSRNLSLKQSSSRHQTTHTRASSGYAAALVDIAKSNNSLETLERDVIKLSKWLRKVPFVFLEDKEKGYVLKEILSKGKFHKHLVGLLKLLVEKNKVGIVNEVLMEFERIYDQICGTQVVLVSSDVKMEKDKVFGIAKKVQELSGAEKVKVKVSGSGPGYEVAFVRERFTPNVGHADANLDLVDPNAASACGPEVAKTITQTSTF; encoded by the exons ATGGATACTCTCTCCACCTCAGTTTCTTCACTCAAAGTTCCAACTCTGCGTAGGAACTCTGCTGACCTCTACTCATCTCATTTCAACTTTCCAAATCACCACTTATTCCCTACTTTCACTAAACcaagttcaaaaatcttaaaCAAAACCAACTCTTTTATCCAGACCAAGACTTTCAATATCCCAACTACTGTTCCATCTAGAAATCTATCACTCAAACAATCCTCCTCAAGACATCAAACAACTCATACTAGAGCTTCAAGTGGTTATGCTGCAGCACTAGTCGATATAGCTAAGTCCAACAACTCATTAGAAACACTTGAAAGGGACGTTATTAAGCTGTCCAAATGGCTAAGAAAAGTCCCTTTTGTTTTcttggaagataaagaaaaagggTATGTTCTTAAGGAGATATTGTCTAAGGGGAAATTTCACAAACACTTGGTGGGCTTGTTGAAGCTTTTAGTGGAGAAGAATAAAGTGGGGATAGTAAATGAAGTGTTGATGGAATTTGAAAGAATTTATGATCAGATTTGTGGGACACAAGTGGTTTTGGTTTCATCAGATGTGAAAATGGAGAAAGATAAAGTTTTTGGAATAGCTAAGAAAGTACAAGAACTTAGTGGGGCTGAAAAAGTGAAGGTTAAG GTCTCGGGTTCGGGCCCTGGGTATGAAGTCGCCTTTGTTAGGGAGCGTTTTACCCCCAATGTGGGACATGCTGACGCGAATCTGGATTTAGTCGACCCCAATGCAG CTTCAGCAtgcgggcctgaagtagcaaaaacaatcacgcaaacttcaacattctag
- the LOC104223887 gene encoding ATP synthase subunit delta, chloroplastic isoform X3, translated as MDTLSTSVSSLKVPTLRRNSADLYSSHFNFPNHHLFPTFTKPSSKILNKTNSFIQTKTFNIPTTVPSRNLSLKQSSSRHQTTHTRASSGYAAALVDIAKSNNSLETLERDVIKLSKWLRKVPFVFLEDKEKGYVLKEILSKGKFHKHLVGLLKLLVEKNKVGIVNEVLMEFERIYDQICGTQVVLVSSDVKMEKDKVFGIAKKVQELSGAEKVKVKVSGSGPGYEVAFVRERFTPNVGHADANLDLVDPNAVL; from the exons ATGGATACTCTCTCCACCTCAGTTTCTTCACTCAAAGTTCCAACTCTGCGTAGGAACTCTGCTGACCTCTACTCATCTCATTTCAACTTTCCAAATCACCACTTATTCCCTACTTTCACTAAACcaagttcaaaaatcttaaaCAAAACCAACTCTTTTATCCAGACCAAGACTTTCAATATCCCAACTACTGTTCCATCTAGAAATCTATCACTCAAACAATCCTCCTCAAGACATCAAACAACTCATACTAGAGCTTCAAGTGGTTATGCTGCAGCACTAGTCGATATAGCTAAGTCCAACAACTCATTAGAAACACTTGAAAGGGACGTTATTAAGCTGTCCAAATGGCTAAGAAAAGTCCCTTTTGTTTTcttggaagataaagaaaaagggTATGTTCTTAAGGAGATATTGTCTAAGGGGAAATTTCACAAACACTTGGTGGGCTTGTTGAAGCTTTTAGTGGAGAAGAATAAAGTGGGGATAGTAAATGAAGTGTTGATGGAATTTGAAAGAATTTATGATCAGATTTGTGGGACACAAGTGGTTTTGGTTTCATCAGATGTGAAAATGGAGAAAGATAAAGTTTTTGGAATAGCTAAGAAAGTACAAGAACTTAGTGGGGCTGAAAAAGTGAAGGTTAAG GTCTCGGGTTCGGGCCCTGGGTATGAAGTCGCCTTTGTTAGGGAGCGTTTTACCCCCAATGTGGGACATGCTGACGCGAATCTGGATTTAGTCGACCCCAATGCAG ttttatag
- the LOC104223888 gene encoding protein yippee-like At4g27745 produces MEEGLIGPRIYSCCKCRNHIALHDDIVSKKFQARTGRAYLFTHAMNVVIGQKEDRQLMTGLHTVADVKCSDCGEVLGWKYERAYDESQKYKEGKFVFERFKIVKDNW; encoded by the exons ATGGAAGAAGGATTAATCGGTCCACGGATATATAGTTGCTGTAAATGTCGAAATCATATTGCTCTTCATGATGATATTGTCTCCAAAAAATTTCAG GCAAGAACAGGGAGAGCTTATTTGTTTACACATGCCATGAATGTAGTAATAGGGCAGAAGGAAGATCGACAACTAATGACTGGTTTGCATACTGTGGCAGATGTTAAGTGTTCTGATTGTGGAGAAGTTTTAGGATGGAAATATGAAAGAGCATATGATGAAAGCCAGAAATACAAAGAAGGAAAATTTGTTTTCGAAAGATTTAAGATTGTAAAGGATAATTGGTAG
- the LOC104223886 gene encoding ATPase GET3A-like isoform X1 produces MASSNNQEIPEGTVRNLMEQDTLKWVFVGGKGGVGKTTCSSVLGILLSQVRSSVLIISTDPAHNLSDAFQQRFAKTPTVVNGFTNLYAMEVDPTIENEEGGSEGVDGFFSDLANAVPGIDEAMSFAEMLKLVQTMDYSVIVFDTAPTGHTLRLLQFPSTLEKGLAKIMSLKSKFGGMLSQMTRLFGVDDEFGEDAILGKLEAMRDIIEQVNRQFKDPEMTTFVCVCIPEFLSLYETERLVQELTRFEIDTHNIIINQVLFDVEVVESQLLKARMRMQQKYLDQFYTLYDDFNITKLPLLPQEVCGVEALKAFKYHFLTPYRPSRVRASAEELESGIAKLKEQLKDAEAEYERIRKGKNQV; encoded by the exons ATGGCTTCGAGTAATAATCAAGAAATACCAGAAGGAACAGTGCGGAATTTAATGGAACAAGATACATTAAAATGGGTATTTGTAGGTGGAAAAGGTGGTGTTGGGAAAACAACATGCAGTTCTGTTCTTGGAATCCTTCTTTCTCAGGTCCGATCTTCTGTTCTCATAATTTCTACTGATCCAGCTCACAATCTCAGCGATGCTTTTCAACAGCGTTTTGCAAAAACTCCTACCGTCGTTAATGGCTTCACCAATTTATACGCCATG GAAGTTGATCCAACTATAGAGAATGAAGAAGGTGGTTCAGAAGGAGTGGACGGTTTTTTCTCGGATTTGGCCAATGCAGTTCCAGGAATTGATGAAGCTATGAGTTTCGCAGAGATGCTAAA ATTGGTGCAAACAATGGATTACTCTGTAATAGTGTTTGATACAGCACCAACGGGACACACTCTCCGGTTATTACAGTTCCCATCGACACTAGAGAAAGGGCTCGCCAAAATAATGAGTTTGAAGAGCAAATTTGGTGGTATGCTGAGTCAG ATGACTCGTCTCTTTGGTGTTGACGATGAATTTGGTGAGGATGCAATTCTAGGCAAGCTTGAAGCCATGAGAGATATTATTGAACAAGTGAACAGACAATTTAAGGATCCG GAAATGACGACGTTTGTTTGTGTTTGCATTCCGGAATTCCTCTCTCTATATGAGACTGAAAGACTTGTTCAAGAACTCACTAGGTTTGAGATTGATACACACAACATCATAATTAACCAAGTCCTCTTTGATGTAGAAG TTGTTGAATCCCAGTTGCTGAAAGCTAGAATGCGGATGCAACAAAAATACTTGGATCAATTCTACACGTTATATGACGACTTCAATATTACCAAGCTGCCTTTACTTCCGCAAGAG GTTTGTGGTGTTGAAGCGCTGAAAGCATTCAAGTATCATTTTCTAACACCGTACAGACCTTCTCGTGTCCGAGCTTCAGCGGAAGAACTGGAGAGTGGGATAGCTAAACTGAAAGAACAGTTGAAAGAtgctgaagcagaatatgaaaGAATTAGGAAAGGGAAAAATCAGGTTTAA
- the LOC104223886 gene encoding ATPase GET3A-like isoform X3, whose product MASSNNQEIPEGTVRNLMEQDTLKWVFVGGKGGVGKTTCSSVLGILLSQVRSSVLIISTDPAHNLSDAFQQRFAKTPTVVNGFTNLYAMEVDPTIENEEGGSEGVDGFFSDLANAVPGIDEAMSFAEMLKLVQTMDYSVIVFDTAPTGHTLRLLQFPSTLEKGLAKIMSLKSKFGGMLSQMTRLFGVDDEFGEDAILGKLEAMRDIIEQVNRQFKDPEMTTFVCVCIPEFLSLYETERLVQELTRFEIDTHNIIINQVLFDVEVVESQLLKARMRMQQKYLDQFYTLYDDFNITKLPLLPQEV is encoded by the exons ATGGCTTCGAGTAATAATCAAGAAATACCAGAAGGAACAGTGCGGAATTTAATGGAACAAGATACATTAAAATGGGTATTTGTAGGTGGAAAAGGTGGTGTTGGGAAAACAACATGCAGTTCTGTTCTTGGAATCCTTCTTTCTCAGGTCCGATCTTCTGTTCTCATAATTTCTACTGATCCAGCTCACAATCTCAGCGATGCTTTTCAACAGCGTTTTGCAAAAACTCCTACCGTCGTTAATGGCTTCACCAATTTATACGCCATG GAAGTTGATCCAACTATAGAGAATGAAGAAGGTGGTTCAGAAGGAGTGGACGGTTTTTTCTCGGATTTGGCCAATGCAGTTCCAGGAATTGATGAAGCTATGAGTTTCGCAGAGATGCTAAA ATTGGTGCAAACAATGGATTACTCTGTAATAGTGTTTGATACAGCACCAACGGGACACACTCTCCGGTTATTACAGTTCCCATCGACACTAGAGAAAGGGCTCGCCAAAATAATGAGTTTGAAGAGCAAATTTGGTGGTATGCTGAGTCAG ATGACTCGTCTCTTTGGTGTTGACGATGAATTTGGTGAGGATGCAATTCTAGGCAAGCTTGAAGCCATGAGAGATATTATTGAACAAGTGAACAGACAATTTAAGGATCCG GAAATGACGACGTTTGTTTGTGTTTGCATTCCGGAATTCCTCTCTCTATATGAGACTGAAAGACTTGTTCAAGAACTCACTAGGTTTGAGATTGATACACACAACATCATAATTAACCAAGTCCTCTTTGATGTAGAAG TTGTTGAATCCCAGTTGCTGAAAGCTAGAATGCGGATGCAACAAAAATACTTGGATCAATTCTACACGTTATATGACGACTTCAATATTACCAAGCTGCCTTTACTTCCGCAAGAGGTATGA
- the LOC104223887 gene encoding ATP synthase subunit delta, chloroplastic isoform X2 — translation MDTLSTSVSSLKVPTLRRNSADLYSSHFNFPNHHLFPTFTKPSSKILNKTNSFIQTKTFNIPTTVPSRNLSLKQSSSRHQTTHTRASSGYAAALVDIAKSNNSLETLERDVIKLSKWLRKVPFVFLEDKEKGYVLKEILSKGKFHKHLVGLLKLLVEKNKVGIVNEVLMEFERIYDQICGTQVVLVSSDVKMEKDKVFGIAKKVQELSGAEKVKVKVSGSGPGYEVAFVRERFTPNVGHADANLDLVDPNAACGPEVAKTITQTSTF, via the exons ATGGATACTCTCTCCACCTCAGTTTCTTCACTCAAAGTTCCAACTCTGCGTAGGAACTCTGCTGACCTCTACTCATCTCATTTCAACTTTCCAAATCACCACTTATTCCCTACTTTCACTAAACcaagttcaaaaatcttaaaCAAAACCAACTCTTTTATCCAGACCAAGACTTTCAATATCCCAACTACTGTTCCATCTAGAAATCTATCACTCAAACAATCCTCCTCAAGACATCAAACAACTCATACTAGAGCTTCAAGTGGTTATGCTGCAGCACTAGTCGATATAGCTAAGTCCAACAACTCATTAGAAACACTTGAAAGGGACGTTATTAAGCTGTCCAAATGGCTAAGAAAAGTCCCTTTTGTTTTcttggaagataaagaaaaagggTATGTTCTTAAGGAGATATTGTCTAAGGGGAAATTTCACAAACACTTGGTGGGCTTGTTGAAGCTTTTAGTGGAGAAGAATAAAGTGGGGATAGTAAATGAAGTGTTGATGGAATTTGAAAGAATTTATGATCAGATTTGTGGGACACAAGTGGTTTTGGTTTCATCAGATGTGAAAATGGAGAAAGATAAAGTTTTTGGAATAGCTAAGAAAGTACAAGAACTTAGTGGGGCTGAAAAAGTGAAGGTTAAG GTCTCGGGTTCGGGCCCTGGGTATGAAGTCGCCTTTGTTAGGGAGCGTTTTACCCCCAATGTGGGACATGCTGACGCGAATCTGGATTTAGTCGACCCCAATGCAG CAtgcgggcctgaagtagcaaaaacaatcacgcaaacttcaacattctag